The Thiomicrorhabdus lithotrophica DNA segment TTCTTTTTGTTATATGTTGTGATGCCACTTTTTGTACCACCAACAATGGAAAAAAATGTTGAGTATGTTGTACCTGGTGGAACATCAGAGAAATCACTTTACTACGGAGTGGATGAGTATCAGTCATCAGCCATTCGTTTTACTGAATCAGGCAAGCTTATTGGTTTTAAAGTCGATGACGGTACAATCAATTTTAGTGACTCTTTACCATTAGATGGCGCAACTGTTACCGCCTATACGGTGGTTGATGAAATTAAACAAATTATTGCTTTAGGTTTGTCGAACGGAAACGTTCTATTTGCTCAGTATGGCTACGATGTGAGCTACCCTGATGATGTCAGAACCATTTCACCTAAAGTAACCTTTCCATTTGGTGAAGAGCCTCTAGAGGTTGCGGATGGAAAAATTTCATTGTTGGCTGTAAAAGCTTCAGACTCAGAAATTCGTTTAGCCTATCAAGTAGAGGGTTTTAAAACGATAGCTGTAAATGAGTACACCAAAACTGAATCAATGTTAACTGACTCAATTTCATTGGAACTTGAAACTCAAGGTCAGTTTGAATCGAATATTGAAGGTAAATGGTTAATGCTAGATACCAGTGGGCGTAACTTATATGTTATTTCTAAAGAGGGTATCGCTGACTATTATGATATTGCTGGTATTGAGGAGCCTAAACTCATTCAGCATGTTAATTTATTAAAAGAGGGTGAGCAACCTTCTGTGATTCGCTTTTTATTAGGTGATTATTCTTTAATGATAGGTACCAATAAAGGTAATGTTTATCAGTGGTTTCCTGTACGTGATGAACAAAATGACTTCTCTTTAAAAGAAATTCGTAAATTTGAAGTAAGTGATTCTGAAATTCAGTCTATAGGGATTGAACTTGCACGAAAAGGCTTTGCTGTTACTGATGAAAATGGTGATTTTCATCTTTTACATTCAACTTCAGAGCGCCGTCTAGGAACACTTTCAGCCATTGAAAACGCACCTGCAAATATGGTAACGATGTCTCCTCGTGCAGATGGCGCTATTGTTGAAACAAGTGGCGGAAAATTGGTGCATTTTGACATTGAAAATGAACACCCAGATGTTTCAGTATCCAGCCTATGGGGCAAGGTTTGGTATGAAGGCTATGAAGAGCCTACTTACACTTGGCAGTCTTCATCTGCGAGTTCTGATTTTGAACCAAAATTCTCGTTAATGCCATTAACATTCGGTACGATTAAAGCTGCCTTATACTCTATGCTGTTTGCGGTTCCAATCGCTATTCTAGCCGCTATCTACACGGCCTTTTTCATGGATAAAGCGACTCGTCAGTGGGTAAAACCTTCGGTAGAGATGATTGAGGCATTACCAACGGTAATCTTAGGGTTCTTAGCGGGTCTATGGCTAGCTCCTTATATGGAGGCTAACCTTCCTGGTTTCTTTGCGATATTGCTCATTCTTCCCATAGGAATTATTTTATTTGGTTTTGCTTGGTCAAGAATGCCAGAGAATATTCGTTTAATGATTCCTGTGGGTCGTCGAGCTGTAGTGATGATACCTGTCATTGTATTTTTAGGTTGGTTTGCATTACAACTAAGTAGTCCAATTGAAGATTCGTTGTTTGATGGAAATATGCGTCAGTGGTTAACCGTATCAGCCGGTATTGATTTTGACCAACGTAATGCGATGGTTATCGGCTTTGCAATGGGGTTTGCTCTTATTCCAACCATATTCTCTGTTACAGAAGATGCAATCTATAATGTCCCAAGTTATTTAGTTAACGGTTCACTTGCTTTAGGTGCGAGTGGTTGGCAAACCCTAGTCGGTGTAGTTATACCAACGGCTAGCCCGGGTATTTTCTCCGCAATTATGCTTGGTTTTGGTCGAGGTGTCGGTGAGACGATGATTGTCTTAATGGCGTCGGGTAACACGCCATTAACTGAAGTAAATATCTTTGAAGGAATGCGTACACTTTCGGCTAACTTGGCTGTTGAAATGGCGGAAGCTGAAGTGTCGAGTTCTCATTATCGCGTTTTATTCTTATCAGGTTTAGTTTTGTTTATCTTTACCTTTTTCTTTAACACATTAGCAGAAGTTGTTCGCCAACGTATGCGCCGTAAATACGGTTCTTTATAGGAGTTTATGACATGAAAGAATGGTTAAACAAAGGCGAACATTGGATTTGGCTTAGTTCAGCGATGGTCAGCATTAGTGTGGTGCTGGTTTTCGGCCTAATGGCAATGATTACCTACAAGGGAGCCGTACATTTTTGGCCTCATGCGGTATATGAATTTCAAGTAGAGCAAAATGGTCAAACTGAGACTGTCATTGGTGAACTTCGTGATTCAAAATCTCGCGATGTGACTGATATGCAGACTGGTGAAGAGAAAGAATTAACTCAATCACTTATTAAAGTTGGTAACCGTGATGTATACGGAATTGACTTTAGATGGATCAATAATGACACGATTAAAAGCTCAATAGAAACACTTTCTAATGATGTTTTAGTTATTGAGCGTTATGAATATGGAAGTGTATTTGGTCATCTTGTAAGCGCAAAAATTGATGGCGAAACCGTTACGGATAAAAGTGTGCTTCTTGAGTTGCTTGAAGAACAAGTTGGTCAAAGTTCAGAAACACATGAGCAAATAGGTTACATAGAAAAACATTTAATTGGCGCAATTAATTACGAAATCGAAGAGTTACGATTTGAAGAGAAAAAATTACGTCTTGATGATGCATTTACGCCTGAAGAAGAAGCACGTTTAGCTGCTGAACGTGCTGAATTTCAAAGCCAGTTTGAAGCTTATCAAGCGGAGACAGCGGTTTTATATAGCAAGTTAAACAACTTTGGTGAAGTCACTGTTGAAATTAGTAACGGACAAACACTCACAGTACCAATCAAGAAGATTGTTGATTTTTGGCGTCCAAATAACATGAGTTTTGTCGATAAGTTAGGTTTTTTTGGTCACTCTATCGGTAACTTCTTATTTGATGACCCTCGTGAAGCCAATACCGAAGGTGGGATTTTTCCAGCTATGATTGGTACCATCACCATGGTTCTTTTAATGACAATATTGGTAACGCCGATGGGTGTAATTGCAGCTATTTATATGCGTGAATATGCAAAAGATGGCCCTGTACTTCGTACGGTTAGAATCTCAATTAATAACCTTGCTGGTGTCCCTTCTATCGTATTTGGTATTTTCGGCCTTGGCTTTTTTGTTTATATCTTAGGGGGCTCAATTGATGAGTTATTCTATGGATATGCTTTACCAAATCCTACCTTTGGTACGCCTGGTCTCTTGTGGGCGGCCTTAACTATGGCATTACTAACATTACCTGTTGTTATTGTCTCTACTGAAGAAGGTTTATCACGTATTCCGCGTTCATTAAGAGAAGGTGGATTAGCATTAGGAGCAACTAAATTCGAAACAATTATGAAAATTGTTTTACCTATGGCAACACCAGCCATCATGACCGGATTAATTTTGGCGATTGCACGTGCAGCAGGTGAGGTTGCGCCACTTATGCTAGTGGGTGTTGTTAAGTTAGCGCCAGCACTCCCAGTGGATGCGATTGCACCGTTTGTACATTTAGATCGTAAGTTTATGCATTTAGGTTTTCATATTTATGATGTTGGTTTCCAAAGTCCAAACGTTGAAGCTTCTCAACCGTTGGTATATGCAACGTCATTACTATTAGTCATTATTATCGTAGGCTTAAACTTGGGAGCTATCTCAATCCGTAACCGCTTACGCGAACGATATAAAGCATTAGATTAAAGTATTAAGTATTAAATAAAGCTGGCGTAATTTATACGCTGTTTATTAAAAGTTTAGATTATTAAGCGGTGGCTCAATAGAGTTCATCCACTTGAGGAAAAGTTTATGAGTGAAAAAAACTTATCAATTTCATTAGATAGAGATGATCGCGCCATGTCTTTAGAGAATGAAAAAATTGCGATTGAAGTAAAAGACTGGAATCTTTACTACGGCACAAAACAAGCTTTAAATAGCATAACGATGAATGTACCTGAACACCGAGTGACGGCTTTCATCGGACCATCAGGGTGTGGTAAGTCTACTTTATTACGTTGTTTCAATCGCATGAATGATTTAATCGATATCGTTAAGGTTGACGGTGAAATGACTCTTCACGGTGATGATATGTATGCCAAACACATGGATGTATCTTCACTACGTCGTCGCGTTGGTATGGTATTTCAAAAGCCAAATCCATTTCCTAAATCAATCTATGAAAACGTTTGCTATGGTTTGAGGTTGCAGGGTGTTACCGATAAAAATACGCTTGATGAAACTGTTGAATGGGCACTTAAAGGAGCAGGCCTTTGGGAAGAAGTTAAAGAACGTTTAGATGAAAACGCTTTAGGTTTATCTGGAGGTCAACAGCAACGTCTATGTATTGCTCGTGCGATAGCCATCAAACCTGAAGTTTTACTATTAGATGAGCCAACTTCAGCTTTAGATCCAATTTCGACTTTGGCGATTGAAGAGTTAATTTTTGAACTGAAAAAAGATTTTACAATTTTAATAGTCACGCACAACATGCAGCAGGCTGCACGTGTATCCGACTATACAGCATTTATGTATATGGGTGATTTAATAGAATATACCGATACCGATAGTCTATTCACAAACCCACAAGTTAAACGTACAGAAGATTACATTACTGGTCGTTACGGTTAATTAAGTAGCTTAATGAGCTTATTTGGATAGAACTAGGAAGTTATCATGGAAAGAACAGAATTTAAATCACATATTTCTGGGCAGTATAACCGCAATTTAGAAGACCTTTTTAATCAAGTACTAGAAATGGGTGGCTTAGTTGAAGGTCAATTAAGCAATACCGTTGAAGCAATTAAGTGCGAAAATAAAAAACTTGCAAAAGAAGTTAAGCAGATTGACAAAATCGTAAACAAAGAAGAGATTGAAATAGATCGTCTTTGTGCTCGTGTGTTGGCACGTCAGCAACCTACAGCTTCTGATTTACGATTGATTGTGAGTGCTATTCGTATTGCGGTGGATTTAGAACGCATTGGTGATGAAGCCGTAAATGCTTCAAAATTGGCGATTAAAATGGCTAAAGTACAAGAGGTGCCTTGCGATACTTTGCCAGGATTTAAATGTTTAATGGAAATGATTGCAATTGATTTGGATATGCTTAGAAAGGTATTAACAAGTTTTGCTCAATTAGATCTAGAGGGCATATCTGAAATTGTAGATGATGAACAGCGCGTCACGGAAATCAAAAATACAGCTTTAAGTGAAATTCAGTTTTCCTTAAATAAGGATACTGATGAAATAGCTGAGTACATGATGCAGATGATTTATTCAGTTCGTGCGGCAGAACGTATTTCTGCTCACATAGTCAATATTGCTGAAAGCATTGTATATTTAATAAAAGGGCGCGATGTACGTCATATGAATTCTGAAAAACTTTCCAGTTTTTTGGCTTCCGAGAACCAAGATTAAATTCATTTAATCGTATTTAGGAGATCAGTGTGAGTCAAAGCAGAATTTTGATTGTTGAAGATGAAGCCGCTATTCGTGACATGCTCAAGTTTACGTTGACTGCTTCAGAGTATGACGTGAGTGAAGCCAGTAATGCTGAAGAAGGTTGGAAATCAGCTTTGGCTGATAAGCCTGATCTTATTCTTTTAGATTGGATGATGCCAGGTACTTCTGGCGTGGCTTTAGCTCAACGCCTACGTCAAAATGATCAAACCTCTGACATTCCTATTATTATGTTAACGGCTCGTGGTGAAGAAGAAGACCAGGTACAAGGTTTTGATGCAGGTGCAGATGATTATGTTATCAAGCCATTTTCGCCACGTGCTTTAGTGGCGCGTATTCAGGCGCTGCTTAGGCGTCAATCTAGTGAGAAGGTTCAAACCGATCAGATTTCGGCAGGAAACATGCGATTAGATCTTGAAAGTCATCGTTTTTATGTCAGTGATGAAGAGATTAAGTTAGGCCCAACAGAGTTTAAACTGGTACATTTTTTCATGTCACACCCTAATAGGGTATTTTCTAGAACACAGCTATTGGATCATGTATGGGGTGTTAATGTGGTGGTTGAAGAGCGTACCGTTGATGTTCATATTCGTCGTTTACGTAAACTCCTTGAGCCGACAAATGTAGCAGATTATATTCAAACAATCAGAGGGTCGGGTTACCGGTTTTCTGTTATTGAGGGTTAGACATTGTTATCAAACGGCGTTAAGCGAGAGTTAACTTGGGTTGTAACAAGTACTTGGTTGCTGTTGTTTTTTGCTTGGCTAACAGGATTTTGGGTTGAAACCTTTGCCTTTTTTATTCTTATTTATATTGCACGTAATTTGTGGAGTATGCACAAGTTTGAAAAATGGATGGAGGGACGTAAACAAAGTTCCTACCCTCCAGCTTCAGGGTTCTGGAGTGAGTTAACTTACCTTGTGTCTAAAAAACAGCGTGCTTTAGAAAAACACGCAGATTTAAATCTCTATAAGTCAGAACAATTTAAAGCCGCCTCCATGCTTATTCCTGATGCAATTGTCTCCTTAGATCAACGCAACGTCATTGAATGGTTTAACACGGTTTCAAAATCACTGCTTGGCGTTCGTCGTCAAGATGTTGGAAGTAAGATTGAATCAGTCATTCGCCAGCCAGAGTTTGTTCAATACTTAAAATCTCAAAAATTCCATAAGCCATTAACGGTTAATTCGAATTATAGACAGTCTCGCACTGTTGAGATGCAAGTTATTCCTTATTTTGAAAACCATAAATTGTTAGTGGTTAGGGATATTACCGAGCTTTATCAATTGGCTCAAATACGCCGTGATTTTATCGCAAACGCCTCCCACGAACTCAGAACCCCTTTAACCGTGCTACGCGGTTATTTGGAGGTAATGATTGACACGCCAGGTGAACATCATAAAGCCTGGGGTCTTCCTTTAGAGCACATGGAGACTCAATCTTTACGTATGCAGGCCATTATTGAAGACTTACTGACTCTATCTACAATCGAAGCTGAATCGATTACTGCAGTAAAAGAAGTGGTAGATGTTCCGTTGATGTTACATCAACTAGAGATTGATGCTAAACAATTAGGTAATGAAAATCATCAGTTTACTTTTGAAGTTGAAGAGGCATTAACCATAAAGGGTTATGCTGAGCCATTAAAAAGTGTGTTTATGAATTTGGTTTCAAATGCGGTTCGCTATTCGCCTGATGGGGGTGAAATTGATGTTCGTTGGTTTAAAGAGAATGCAAATATCGTCTTTGAAGTACAAGACAGTGGTTTAGGTATATCGCAAGAACACATCCCACGCTTGACGGAACGTTTTTACCGGGTAGATAAAGATCGCTCTCGTGTCACAGGTGGTACAGGGCTTGGTTTAGCCATTGTGAAGCATGTTTTAGAGCGTCATAACGCACGTTTATATATTGATAGTGTGTTGGGTAAAGGCAGTGTATTTCGTTGTGAGTTTCCTGTCGCTAAATCATAGTATTTAATTATTGTAACTGTTTACATTCTTGTAGTTTACGCACTACCTAAGTTACCAGGCCTGGTAACTACTTAATATTTGATAATTAAATCGCTTTATCTTGAGAACTTAAGGCATTGGTAAACCGTCTGATACAAAAAAGGGCATTTAAAATGCCCTTTTTTATGGTTGAATCCTTGGGAAATAGTCATTCTTTAAGGTAGCATCATTCCACGGATTGCAAAGTAGATAATCGCCGCTAAAGTTGCAGAAGCTGGAACGGTAATGACCCACGCAGCTACAATTTTTAAAAAAGCAGAACGTTTTACAAGTTCTTTTTGGTAAACCTTGTCTAGCGACTTACGTTCTTTCTTACTTAAAGACACTTCAGCTTTTTTGGCTTTAAGCTGTGCAAGCATTTCTTTTTTCTCATCGAGAGAAGCTTTTTCAAAACGCTTAATGTAATCCTCAACCTCTTGTTGATCTGCTCCTTGGTGATGATCACGAATGTCTTGAATCGTTTTAGCGTAACTGCGTTTTAGGTATTCACGTAAAAATCCAACACCAAAGACTCCACCAACAGCGATATGAGTAGAGCTTACCGGTAACCCAAGCTGTGAAGCCACAATAACGGTAATGGCAGCAGCCATAGCAATTGCAAAAGCACGCATTTGATCAAGTTCGGTAATCTCTGTACCTACTGTGCGAATAAGCTTAGGCCCAAATAATAATAAACCTAAACTGATACCAATCGCACCAATGAGCATAACCCATAGCGGGATTTCAGCTTTAGAGTGAATGCCGCCAGTTTGAACTGCGTCATAAATAGCTGCTAGAGGCCCAACGGCATTCGCCACATCATTGGCACCATGAGCAAAACTTAATAAAGCTGCAGCAAAGATAAGAGGCATGGTGAATAAGGTATTGACACTAGCTTTGGCATTTTCCAAATTTCGAGCTTGACGGGCGATCATAGGCTTTACTGCCAAGAAGGCAATGGTTGCTATGACCAACCCAACACTCGCAGCGGTGAAGAAATCGACTTTCCAAACCTTCTTAAGTCCTTTTAGGATAAGGTAGGTTGAAAAAGCAAACACCAT contains these protein-coding regions:
- a CDS encoding ABC transporter permease subunit; translated protein: MSTTVQSKLDAALSGPAFEKRIRRRNAKDSVAKFGISIGGMSVIFAVLLIMFFLLYVVMPLFVPPTMEKNVEYVVPGGTSEKSLYYGVDEYQSSAIRFTESGKLIGFKVDDGTINFSDSLPLDGATVTAYTVVDEIKQIIALGLSNGNVLFAQYGYDVSYPDDVRTISPKVTFPFGEEPLEVADGKISLLAVKASDSEIRLAYQVEGFKTIAVNEYTKTESMLTDSISLELETQGQFESNIEGKWLMLDTSGRNLYVISKEGIADYYDIAGIEEPKLIQHVNLLKEGEQPSVIRFLLGDYSLMIGTNKGNVYQWFPVRDEQNDFSLKEIRKFEVSDSEIQSIGIELARKGFAVTDENGDFHLLHSTSERRLGTLSAIENAPANMVTMSPRADGAIVETSGGKLVHFDIENEHPDVSVSSLWGKVWYEGYEEPTYTWQSSSASSDFEPKFSLMPLTFGTIKAALYSMLFAVPIAILAAIYTAFFMDKATRQWVKPSVEMIEALPTVILGFLAGLWLAPYMEANLPGFFAILLILPIGIILFGFAWSRMPENIRLMIPVGRRAVVMIPVIVFLGWFALQLSSPIEDSLFDGNMRQWLTVSAGIDFDQRNAMVIGFAMGFALIPTIFSVTEDAIYNVPSYLVNGSLALGASGWQTLVGVVIPTASPGIFSAIMLGFGRGVGETMIVLMASGNTPLTEVNIFEGMRTLSANLAVEMAEAEVSSSHYRVLFLSGLVLFIFTFFFNTLAEVVRQRMRRKYGSL
- the pstA gene encoding phosphate ABC transporter permease PstA produces the protein MKEWLNKGEHWIWLSSAMVSISVVLVFGLMAMITYKGAVHFWPHAVYEFQVEQNGQTETVIGELRDSKSRDVTDMQTGEEKELTQSLIKVGNRDVYGIDFRWINNDTIKSSIETLSNDVLVIERYEYGSVFGHLVSAKIDGETVTDKSVLLELLEEQVGQSSETHEQIGYIEKHLIGAINYEIEELRFEEKKLRLDDAFTPEEEARLAAERAEFQSQFEAYQAETAVLYSKLNNFGEVTVEISNGQTLTVPIKKIVDFWRPNNMSFVDKLGFFGHSIGNFLFDDPREANTEGGIFPAMIGTITMVLLMTILVTPMGVIAAIYMREYAKDGPVLRTVRISINNLAGVPSIVFGIFGLGFFVYILGGSIDELFYGYALPNPTFGTPGLLWAALTMALLTLPVVIVSTEEGLSRIPRSLREGGLALGATKFETIMKIVLPMATPAIMTGLILAIARAAGEVAPLMLVGVVKLAPALPVDAIAPFVHLDRKFMHLGFHIYDVGFQSPNVEASQPLVYATSLLLVIIIVGLNLGAISIRNRLRERYKALD
- the pstB gene encoding phosphate ABC transporter ATP-binding protein PstB, with product MSEKNLSISLDRDDRAMSLENEKIAIEVKDWNLYYGTKQALNSITMNVPEHRVTAFIGPSGCGKSTLLRCFNRMNDLIDIVKVDGEMTLHGDDMYAKHMDVSSLRRRVGMVFQKPNPFPKSIYENVCYGLRLQGVTDKNTLDETVEWALKGAGLWEEVKERLDENALGLSGGQQQRLCIARAIAIKPEVLLLDEPTSALDPISTLAIEELIFELKKDFTILIVTHNMQQAARVSDYTAFMYMGDLIEYTDTDSLFTNPQVKRTEDYITGRYG
- the phoU gene encoding phosphate signaling complex protein PhoU gives rise to the protein MERTEFKSHISGQYNRNLEDLFNQVLEMGGLVEGQLSNTVEAIKCENKKLAKEVKQIDKIVNKEEIEIDRLCARVLARQQPTASDLRLIVSAIRIAVDLERIGDEAVNASKLAIKMAKVQEVPCDTLPGFKCLMEMIAIDLDMLRKVLTSFAQLDLEGISEIVDDEQRVTEIKNTALSEIQFSLNKDTDEIAEYMMQMIYSVRAAERISAHIVNIAESIVYLIKGRDVRHMNSEKLSSFLASENQD
- the phoB gene encoding phosphate regulon transcriptional regulator PhoB, yielding MSQSRILIVEDEAAIRDMLKFTLTASEYDVSEASNAEEGWKSALADKPDLILLDWMMPGTSGVALAQRLRQNDQTSDIPIIMLTARGEEEDQVQGFDAGADDYVIKPFSPRALVARIQALLRRQSSEKVQTDQISAGNMRLDLESHRFYVSDEEIKLGPTEFKLVHFFMSHPNRVFSRTQLLDHVWGVNVVVEERTVDVHIRRLRKLLEPTNVADYIQTIRGSGYRFSVIEG
- the phoR gene encoding phosphate regulon sensor histidine kinase PhoR, with amino-acid sequence MLSNGVKRELTWVVTSTWLLLFFAWLTGFWVETFAFFILIYIARNLWSMHKFEKWMEGRKQSSYPPASGFWSELTYLVSKKQRALEKHADLNLYKSEQFKAASMLIPDAIVSLDQRNVIEWFNTVSKSLLGVRRQDVGSKIESVIRQPEFVQYLKSQKFHKPLTVNSNYRQSRTVEMQVIPYFENHKLLVVRDITELYQLAQIRRDFIANASHELRTPLTVLRGYLEVMIDTPGEHHKAWGLPLEHMETQSLRMQAIIEDLLTLSTIEAESITAVKEVVDVPLMLHQLEIDAKQLGNENHQFTFEVEEALTIKGYAEPLKSVFMNLVSNAVRYSPDGGEIDVRWFKENANIVFEVQDSGLGISQEHIPRLTERFYRVDKDRSRVTGGTGLGLAIVKHVLERHNARLYIDSVLGKGSVFRCEFPVAKS
- a CDS encoding inorganic phosphate transporter — translated: MEFRNLNDIENATSKGRKEMFRFGTALLFIIMIILFTSNLQTGTGVVSIELVVAAMIGGYMALNIGANDVANNVGPAVGSKALTLTGAIIIAAIFETSGALIAGGDVVNTIKKGIIDPALIGDTDTFIWLMIAALLAGALWLNLATAMGAPVSTTHSIVGGVLGAGIAAAGWSIANWDKMGAIAASWVISPVIGGLIAAGFLYWIKRSITYKDDMVASAKKMLPILIAIMVFAFSTYLILKGLKKVWKVDFFTAASVGLVIATIAFLAVKPMIARQARNLENAKASVNTLFTMPLIFAAALLSFAHGANDVANAVGPLAAIYDAVQTGGIHSKAEIPLWVMLIGAIGISLGLLLFGPKLIRTVGTEITELDQMRAFAIAMAAAITVIVASQLGLPVSSTHIAVGGVFGVGFLREYLKRSYAKTIQDIRDHHQGADQQEVEDYIKRFEKASLDEKKEMLAQLKAKKAEVSLSKKERKSLDKVYQKELVKRSAFLKIVAAWVITVPASATLAAIIYFAIRGMMLP